The DNA region GCGTCTGCAAATTGGCGAGCGTCGCCAGCGGGGCGAGATCGCTTACTTGGGTTCCGGCGCAGTCGAGCGTCTGCAAATTGGCGAGCGCCACCAGCGGGGCGAGATCGCTCACCCCTGTTCCGGAGCAGTTGAGCGTCTGCAAATTGGTGAGCGTCGCCAGCGGGGCGAGATCGCTCACCCCTGTTCCGGAGCAGTTGAGCGTCTGCAAATTGGCGAGCGCCGCCAGCGGGGCGAGATCAGAAACACCCGTCCGCTCAAGAAAAAGCGTCTCAAGGTTCGCGAGCTCGCTGAACCGATTGGTTTGTTCCGCGACGGTGTTCGAACCAGCGGGCCGTTTCCAGAGGTAGTCCTCCTTGCCTACGTCTTCCCAAGGTCGCGGTCCCAAATTGAGGGAACGCAAGTGGGTCAGCGCAAACAATTCTTTCGGCAGCCTCTCGAGTCCGAGGCCGCCAAGGTCCAGGAAGCCGGTCTGCTCGGTTGCTTCGCAGGCGATCCGGTCCCGGGCAATCGACAATCCGTCCATCAGCCTTGGCCCAACCAGGAATAAATGACAATTTTTAGCCCCGGAACGCGCATGCGCACAACCGAGGTTGCGCGACACCGCCCCAGGCCTCGCCGCCTGGTAGTGTCCTGATGTGGCTGGACGGAAGTGACGGGGCCCGGAGACGGGCTCCGGTCGCGGGTCCAAGTTTGGCGACTGTCCCGCGAAGCGTGAAGCTGGGCTTTGCCGCCGCCCCGTCGCTGCTGCGCAGCGGGGCTGCTCTGGCACAGCCAAGGTTAACGACACATGGAGAACGACACGCTGCGCCCCGTGGCGCCGGCGCGCCCGGTCGCGCCCTATATCGGCGGCAAGAAGCACCTCGCCGAGCGCTTGGCCGCCTGCATCGCGGCCGTGCCCCACGACAGCTATGTCGAGCCGTTCGTCGGCATGGGCGGGGTGTTTCTCCGCCGCCGGCGGGCGCCGAAGCTGGAGGTGATCAACGACATCTCCGGCGACGTCGCCACCTTCTTCCGCATCCTGCAGCGCCACTACGTGCCATTCATGGACATGCTGCGCTGGCAGGTTGCCGGCCGGCGGGAGTTCGAGCGGCTGCTGGCCTCCGACCCCACCACGCTGACCGACCTCGAGCGCGCCGCGCGGTTCCTGTACCTGCAGCGCGCCGCCTATGGCGGCAAGGTCGCCGGCCGGAGCTTCGGCGTGTCGCCGGGGGCGTCCTCCCGGTTCGACGTGACGCGGCTGGCCAAGCTGCTCGACGACCTGCACGAGCGCCTCGCCGGCGTAGTCATCGAGTGCCTGCCCTATGCTGAGGTGATCGCCCGCTATGACCGGCCGGGCACGCTGTTCTATCTCGACCCGCCCTACCACGGCTCGGAGACCGATTACGGGGCCGGGGTGTTTGCCGCGGCCGACTTCCGGCGGCTGGCGGGCCAGCTCGCCGGCATCAATGGCCGCTTCATCCTGTCGATCAACGACACCCCCGAGATGCGGTCGACCTTCGCCGCCTTCGATCAGGAGACGGTCGAGCTGACCTATTCGGTCAATGGCGCCTCGCCGCAGCGGGTGTCGGAGCTGATCGTGTGCTCGGCTGGGCTGCCGGCAGAGCATGCGGCGCCGAAGGGGCTCTTCGATTAGATGATCACCGCAGGCGCGTGGCTTCACCCTCTGGTTCATTCGGGATGGTTTTATCGCCACGGTTCATTTTGAATGCCTAAGGCCAAGCTGTTGAACCAGATCCGGGTTGGTTTCAGCGGGGTATACGCAAACCAGACCGGCGCCTACATCGCAACAGGATCACTGGGCGCCGAACAGATCGCAAAGGACACGTCGCCAGGGCGTCCATTCCACGGCAAATTTTTGAAGCCAGGGAGCTTGGGGTTCGTGTTTTGTGCCATGTCTGCTAAAGTTTAATTGGCAAGGCGCACCCTGCAACTTTAGCGTTCCACGACGTGTGTCCGTCCAAGAATAGACTCTGGAGGCGAAGGCCTTCCTATAACTCAGTGGCGAATTGGTGAAGCGTCCAATGGCGCGTGGCGAATTGATGAAGAAACTGCTTGCGAGTTATGGCCGGGACGAGGAGTTCCGCGCTGTCGCTGAGCAGATCATTACTGAAGAGGAACAAAAGAATAACAAGGTCCTCGCTAGATCTCTCCGAAAAACGCTGGACAATTCAGCGCGCTCCGCTACGCCTAAGGCGTTGGCTCCGCTCATCCCATTTCCTGACGCTGCTAACGACTTTATTGAACGAATCGAGCCTGAGCATACAAAAAACGATATTGTGCTTACCAATACTAATCTTCGTATTTTTGCTGGTTTGATCCGTGAGTTCCGCCGAGCCGAAGACATCCGGCGCCACGGTCTGCCGGTGCGTTCGAAGCTTCTGTTTTGCGGGCCTCCTGGTTGTGGAAAAACGCTTTGCGCGGAGGTTTTTTCCCGTGAGCTTGGCTTGCCGCTTTTTATCGTAAAGCTTGATAGGTTGATATCTTCATATCTTGGAGAAACAGCCACCAACATACGCAAGATCTTTGAGTTTGCTAGAAAGCAGCCCTGTGTACTTTTTTTTGATGAATTCGATGCTTTGGCGCGCTCGCGCGATGATGTTAACGAGCATAGCGAACTCCGCAGAGTCGTTAATAGCATTCTGATATTTATCGACAGGATACGTCCGAAAGGTTTCTTGGTTGCCGCCACCAATCTTGATCATTCTTTAGACCCTGCAATCTGGCGCCGTTTCGACGAAATTATATGGTTTGGCAAGCCGGACCGACTCATGGTTGAAAAGTACCTCAGAGTTAAATTCAAGAATGTGGAGGTGGCGTTCGACCCGGTTGCGCAGGCGGTGCTGCTTGAGGGCTTCAGCTACGCAGAAATTGAGCGAGTATGCCTTTCGGCCATCAAGACCGCCGTTCTCGAACGCAGACGGCAGGTTCGTGAAGCCGATTTCAGGCTTGCAGTCCGCGACGAGATTCGACGGCGATCCGGGAGTGCGCGGCTTTCACCTATGTTGTAAGGCTTTGCGGTCTTGGCGCGATATGACCATTTGCAGCTTGTCCGGCTGCCTGAACGACTGGAACGGCGTCGCCATGGTGGGGGCGGAAGCGCACCGACTCGAGAACCCGGAACACATAGCCAAAGGCTTCAATCCGAACTAGACGAAGTCGTTATCCAGCAGCGCCGTCGCCGAAGACCGGAGTTCGTAGATCCGTCGTTGATCCTGCGCGTGCGCATGAACGGGATGACGATGGAGGACGATTGGGCGCGGCTGGGCTTGACGTTGCTTTCCAGCGACGACGACAAAAATCTCATTCTGTTTGCATCAGACGACGAGATGCAGGGGTTCCGCGATCGATTGGCGGCATACGCCCGCGGCGCACCTCCTGATCAAGCCGCACCGTCCTATGCCGGTTTTATCAATCGCATTGAAGAAATTGGTTCTGTCGAACCTCGTGACCGAATTGGCGCCCGTCTTCGCGAAGACGGTTTTATTGTGCCTGAAGACTTTTTGGCTGAGGGAGTATACATTCTTGATATTGAGCTTTGGGAATTTGGAAGACGGGATCAGCGAACGGAAAAGCTAAACAAGATCGCCGATTACATTGACGCTCGTGGTGGCGAGGTATTTGATAAATATGTCGGCCCGTCGATCACAATGCTGCGGGCTCGGCTCACGGGGGCACTTGTTCATACGCTGCTTGACCTCGATATCATTGCGTCTGTCGAACAGCCGCCCCAGCCGGACGTTGTGACGGGTACTATACTTAAACTTGGACTTGACGATTTGCCTGAAGTGGCCTCGGCTCCTGACGGTGCACCTGTTATTGGGGTCATCGACAGCGGAGTGAACGAACACCCACTGCTTAAGGATTTTCTGGTTGGGGCGATCGGCGTACCGTCTTCTCTAGGCAGCGCTGACGACTTCGGTCACGGCACACGTGTCGCCGGTGTCGCCCTGTTCGGCGATCTTCGTGCCCAGCTCTTGGACGGAGTTCTTGTCCCGAGCGCCCGAATTGCCGCGGCGAAAGTCGTCAATGATCGGGGCGATTTTGATGAGCGACGCCTCGTTCCCTCGCAGATGCGCGAGGCGGTCACAATGCTCAATCAGCGTTTTGGATGTCGCCTTTTCGTAATCTCCCTCGGCGACGTGAAGCGCGTCTTTGACGGGGGCAAAGTCGGACCCTGGGCGGCCACGCTTGACGAGTTGGCGAGCGAACTCAACGCCGTCATAGTGGTTTCCGCAGGCAATCGCGCACCTCGAAGCGGAACCCGCCTAGATGTGGAGCCTCAACAGGTTGTCCTCGGTCAGACCGAGGCGGCTGATGGGTGTCTTGGCTTGCAAGCTACCATGGGGCCTGTGCCAATTGTAGCGATGCAGCCAGATCGGCAGCTCTGCGGCGCGCTGATCGGAGTGCAGATAAGCTTTGGCGTAGGCCCATTCGCGCAAGCTCGTTTGGACGAAGCGCTCGGCCTTGCCGTTGGTCTTGGGCGTATACGGCTTGGTGCGCAGGTGCTTGATCTCGAGTAGGCGCAGCGCCCTGGCATAGCGGAAGGAGCGGAAGCTGGCGCCGTTGTCGGTCATCACGCGCTGAACCTTGACGCCATGGGCCCTGAAGAAGCGCAGTGCATTGAACAGAAAGCGCAGACAGGACGGGCGCTTTTCGTCGGGCAGGATTTCCGAGTAGGCGACCCGCGAATGATCGTCGATGGCGAGATGCAGGCACTCCCAGCCGACCCCGCGGCTGTTGCTTTGCCCGCTGCGATCGCCGGTGATGCGGTGGCCCACCGTGTTGAACCGGCCGAGCTTTTTGATGTCGATGTGAATGATCTCGCCGGGATGCTGGCGTTCGTAGCGCCGGACCGGTTCGGCCGGCTCCAGGGCGCTGAGCTTGTTCAAGCCGCGCCGCCGCAGGATACGGCTGACGGTGGCCGGCGAGAGGCCGAGCTCGGCCGCGATCTGCTTGCCGGTGCAGCGCTGGCGGCGCAACGCCTCGACCGCAGCGCACGTGGCGGGCGCTGTTTGGCCTGGCGATGAAAGCGGCCTGGAGGAGCGGTCGCGCAAACCATCGACACCCTCGGCGCGGAAGCGCCCGACCCATTTGGCGACCGTCTTCGGCGTGGTGTTGTAGCGACGCGCGGCCTCGGCATTGGTCAGTCCGCCATCCACCACGGCGCCCACCATCACCTCTCGACCTTTCGGGGTCAGGCGAGCATTCTTGTGAGTGTCCATTCGGTCCTCCGCGAATCACTGACGTCTGGCGACATCAGCGTTCCCGGCCAGGGCCGAATGGACAACCTCCTGAAAGCCCACACCTAGAGCAGGCCGTCACCGAGTACCCTGGTTATCTTCTCGAGCCCAGTAATCGCCTGTGCGAACCAGCGGGCGCCATGAATATCCTAACTGTGGGTTCGCTCGCACATGGCAAGGGTTTGGACCCCGATTTTGACGA from Blastochloris tepida includes:
- a CDS encoding AAA family ATPase: MARGELMKKLLASYGRDEEFRAVAEQIITEEEQKNNKVLARSLRKTLDNSARSATPKALAPLIPFPDAANDFIERIEPEHTKNDIVLTNTNLRIFAGLIREFRRAEDIRRHGLPVRSKLLFCGPPGCGKTLCAEVFSRELGLPLFIVKLDRLISSYLGETATNIRKIFEFARKQPCVLFFDEFDALARSRDDVNEHSELRRVVNSILIFIDRIRPKGFLVAATNLDHSLDPAIWRRFDEIIWFGKPDRLMVEKYLRVKFKNVEVAFDPVAQAVLLEGFSYAEIERVCLSAIKTAVLERRRQVREADFRLAVRDEIRRRSGSARLSPML
- a CDS encoding DNA adenine methylase, with translation MENDTLRPVAPARPVAPYIGGKKHLAERLAACIAAVPHDSYVEPFVGMGGVFLRRRRAPKLEVINDISGDVATFFRILQRHYVPFMDMLRWQVAGRREFERLLASDPTTLTDLERAARFLYLQRAAYGGKVAGRSFGVSPGASSRFDVTRLAKLLDDLHERLAGVVIECLPYAEVIARYDRPGTLFYLDPPYHGSETDYGAGVFAAADFRRLAGQLAGINGRFILSINDTPEMRSTFAAFDQETVELTYSVNGASPQRVSELIVCSAGLPAEHAAPKGLFD
- a CDS encoding IS481 family transposase, with amino-acid sequence MDTHKNARLTPKGREVMVGAVVDGGLTNAEAARRYNTTPKTVAKWVGRFRAEGVDGLRDRSSRPLSSPGQTAPATCAAVEALRRQRCTGKQIAAELGLSPATVSRILRRRGLNKLSALEPAEPVRRYERQHPGEIIHIDIKKLGRFNTVGHRITGDRSGQSNSRGVGWECLHLAIDDHSRVAYSEILPDEKRPSCLRFLFNALRFFRAHGVKVQRVMTDNGASFRSFRYARALRLLEIKHLRTKPYTPKTNGKAERFVQTSLREWAYAKAYLHSDQRAAELPIWLHRYNWHRPHGSLQAKTPISRLGLTEDNLLRLHI